A part of Caldicellulosiruptor owensensis OL genomic DNA contains:
- a CDS encoding CRISPR-associated helicase/endonuclease Cas3 yields the protein MNKIWAKSNYDDKDKEVITLSKHVSDVLKTFENIQKKYSFQSPLIEATRIAIFLHDLGKVLPYFQIQVLKNQEYQPWDIIYEVPHSLFSIFWVDINKLKEKLNNEDYFNFVISAIAYHHWRENFDEFISRENEIFIKLCKKVINEWGESLQNNLVEEYKKISNFDEYKDLIALNEKWLKSIINGRSFLNLAIPPYKFDYEPLRREIKKEWILIAGFLQRCDHFASWCEEEGEEKELNKVEIDQKDENKIKSIISAKIGDNAWQFKTLDNKMDKNIILIAPTGYGKTEFAFLWSNGSKFFYTLPLRSAVNNTYERTKEVYGEDNTGILHSDADIYLLNKVSDEIGTVRVYELAKQLSHPAIISTGDQFFPYALRPPGFEKIFATLSYSKLIIDEIQAYDPKACAIITKFIEWLYKMGGRFLLMTATIPKFIENSIKTSIPNFNEDVEIVNIYEEEKKAYEKFFKHKLRFDLIKFTKESSTSDFRLPEEKINEILKKAESGKRALVILNTVAFAQKVYEELTKKASENLKNNIFLLHSRFTLKDREKKENKYIKEFSNPKPVDEKIGKILVATQVVEASLDIDADVLFTEICPLDALVQRMGRILRRYFYRDNKVINKSNNKRYDLSAGFKAFEEESNDEPNVYVLVFEEKLQSGESRVYDKELIKLSLAWLWNEYQGKDLEILLSEVSQLNPNAEDYDTRIGEKIFQKEFIDLLESISQESGKKGKKGKQKKDVYDIIVENNDWLSKIDKMEIELTEYKKYVLVSLFYSTLRRSGSYLKKFFDTLTILEAGWMSEKKSEAENLFREIYSIQVIPQDKVEKFKEDILSFIEEEKKSPGEKKLLYTRFKKEILSKYVVSQPPEKELVSIVKKLNVRLDKSWENRLKRWLFDIYICSHKYDENLGLLKNENEIENGIL from the coding sequence ATGAATAAAATTTGGGCAAAGTCAAATTATGATGATAAAGACAAAGAGGTAATAACTTTATCAAAACATGTCTCAGATGTATTAAAGACATTCGAAAATATTCAGAAAAAATATAGCTTTCAATCTCCTTTGATTGAAGCCACAAGAATTGCAATTTTTTTACATGACCTTGGAAAGGTACTACCTTATTTTCAGATTCAAGTTCTCAAAAATCAAGAGTATCAACCATGGGATATAATTTATGAAGTCCCCCATTCACTGTTTTCTATCTTTTGGGTTGATATAAATAAATTAAAAGAAAAGCTTAATAATGAGGATTATTTTAATTTTGTAATCTCAGCTATTGCATATCATCATTGGAGAGAGAACTTTGATGAATTTATTTCAAGGGAGAATGAGATATTTATAAAGTTATGTAAAAAGGTAATTAACGAATGGGGAGAAAGTCTACAAAATAATCTTGTTGAAGAATATAAAAAAATTTCAAATTTTGATGAATACAAAGACTTAATAGCTCTCAATGAAAAATGGCTTAAAAGTATTATAAATGGAAGAAGTTTTTTAAACCTTGCAATACCTCCGTATAAATTTGACTATGAACCATTAAGAAGGGAAATTAAAAAGGAATGGATTTTAATAGCAGGCTTTTTACAAAGGTGCGATCATTTTGCTTCGTGGTGTGAAGAGGAAGGTGAAGAGAAAGAATTAAACAAAGTAGAAATTGACCAAAAAGATGAAAATAAAATTAAGAGTATAATTTCAGCTAAAATAGGAGACAATGCTTGGCAGTTTAAGACGTTAGATAATAAAATGGATAAAAACATTATATTGATTGCACCAACTGGTTATGGCAAAACTGAATTTGCATTTTTGTGGTCGAATGGCAGTAAATTTTTCTATACTCTTCCGCTTCGTTCAGCAGTAAATAATACTTATGAAAGAACAAAGGAAGTATATGGAGAAGATAATACTGGTATTTTGCATTCAGATGCTGATATATATTTATTAAATAAGGTTTCTGATGAAATTGGCACAGTAAGAGTATATGAACTTGCAAAACAGCTTTCGCATCCAGCAATAATCTCAACAGGAGACCAGTTTTTCCCATATGCATTAAGACCCCCAGGATTTGAAAAAATATTTGCAACTCTTTCGTATTCTAAGCTTATAATTGATGAGATACAGGCGTATGATCCAAAAGCTTGCGCTATAATAACTAAGTTTATTGAATGGTTGTATAAGATGGGCGGAAGATTTTTACTCATGACTGCCACAATTCCAAAATTCATAGAAAATAGTATAAAGACTTCAATCCCCAATTTTAACGAGGATGTAGAAATAGTAAACATTTACGAAGAGGAAAAAAAGGCTTATGAAAAATTTTTTAAACACAAACTAAGATTTGATCTAATAAAATTTACAAAAGAAAGTTCCACGTCAGATTTCAGACTGCCAGAGGAGAAGATAAATGAAATTCTTAAAAAAGCTGAAAGTGGCAAAAGAGCACTTGTAATTCTGAACACTGTGGCTTTTGCTCAAAAGGTTTATGAGGAATTAACTAAAAAAGCGTCCGAAAATCTAAAGAATAATATTTTTTTACTTCACTCTCGTTTTACTCTAAAAGATAGAGAGAAAAAAGAAAACAAGTATATTAAAGAATTTTCTAATCCGAAACCTGTTGATGAGAAAATTGGGAAAATTCTTGTAGCTACACAAGTTGTTGAAGCGTCTTTAGATATTGACGCAGATGTTCTGTTTACAGAAATATGTCCTCTTGATGCTTTAGTTCAAAGAATGGGAAGAATTTTGAGAAGATATTTTTACAGGGATAATAAAGTTATAAATAAGAGCAATAACAAACGATATGATTTGTCTGCGGGGTTTAAAGCATTTGAAGAAGAATCAAATGATGAACCTAATGTTTATGTGTTGGTTTTTGAAGAAAAGTTACAATCTGGAGAAAGTAGAGTTTATGATAAAGAGCTTATTAAACTTTCTCTTGCATGGTTATGGAATGAATACCAAGGAAAAGATTTGGAGATTCTCTTAAGTGAAGTATCTCAGCTCAACCCCAATGCAGAAGATTATGATACAAGAATAGGTGAAAAAATTTTCCAAAAAGAATTTATAGATTTATTAGAAAGTATTTCTCAAGAGAGTGGCAAAAAGGGGAAGAAGGGAAAGCAGAAAAAAGATGTCTATGATATAATAGTTGAGAATAATGATTGGTTATCTAAGATAGATAAAATGGAAATTGAATTAACAGAGTATAAAAAATACGTGCTTGTTTCTTTATTCTATAGTACATTAAGACGAAGTGGAAGTTATTTAAAAAAGTTCTTTGATACACTTACTATTCTTGAAGCGGGTTGGATGTCTGAAAAGAAATCAGAGGCTGAAAATCTTTTTAGGGAAATCTACAGTATTCAGGTTATTCCACAAGATAAAGTAGAGAAATTTAAAGAAGATATCTTAAGTTTTATTGAGGAAGAGAAAAAATCCCCAGGAGAAAAGAAGTTGTTATATACACGCTTTAAAAAAGAAATTTTATCAAAGTATGTAGTATCTCAACCACCTGAAAAAGAACTTGTATCTATTGTTAAAAAGTTAAACGTTAGACTTGACAAAAGCTGGGAAAACAGATTGAAGCGGTGGCTATTTGATATCTATATTTGTTCCCATAAGTATGATGAGAATTTGGGACTATTAAAAAACGAAAATGAGATTGAAAATGGGATACTGTAA
- the cas4 gene encoding CRISPR-associated protein Cas4, producing the protein MGDIQEFSDLKFQGIKINYLYICKRKLWLFSKNITFENRSDKVLLGKVLHEYSYPKEKTKEVLIDNLIMIDILSDGSIREVKYSSKMKEADIMQVMYYLYYLKQKGIHKQGIINYPKEKRKEVLELTPDYEEKIQQALREIEEITAKSIPPPAQKQKICKSCAYFEFCWG; encoded by the coding sequence ATGGGAGATATTCAAGAATTTTCTGACCTCAAATTCCAGGGAATAAAAATCAACTACCTTTACATCTGCAAAAGAAAACTTTGGCTATTTAGCAAGAACATAACTTTTGAAAACAGGTCCGACAAGGTGCTTCTGGGCAAAGTGTTGCATGAGTACTCGTATCCCAAAGAAAAAACAAAAGAGGTTTTGATAGACAATCTTATCATGATAGATATTTTATCAGATGGCAGCATCAGAGAAGTAAAATACAGCAGTAAAATGAAAGAAGCTGATATAATGCAGGTTATGTACTATCTTTACTATCTTAAGCAAAAAGGAATTCACAAGCAGGGGATAATAAATTATCCTAAGGAAAAAAGAAAAGAAGTGTTAGAACTTACACCTGATTATGAAGAAAAAATACAACAGGCACTGAGAGAGATAGAAGAAATAACAGCAAAGTCAATTCCACCACCTGCGCAAAAACAGAAAATTTGTAAGTCGTGTGCGTACTTTGAGTTTTGCTGGGGGTAA
- the cas1b gene encoding type I-B CRISPR-associated endonuclease Cas1b, whose amino-acid sequence MQKTLYITSNGRLRRHENTLYFESGEEKRAVDIENIEQIHIFGEVDLNTKALNYISQYGIILHFYNYYGFYSGSFLPRKKNVSGEVVVRQALHYLERKKRLFLAYCFVESAVYHMMRNLRERKEAESFLTAIEDEWEKGRFAISSVAELMGLEGRIRNIYYQSFNQFLPDDFAIEKREKRPPTNPINALISFGNSLIYSHTLSQIYQTQLDPTISFLHEPSEKRFSLSLDISEIFKPLIIDTLIFKLLNNHKITLEHFDEDLNYCYLNQDGRKIFIKELQTKLETTVRHRQLNRNVSYKGFIKLECYKLIKHFISDQVYSPLKAWW is encoded by the coding sequence ATGCAGAAAACATTGTATATTACTTCAAATGGAAGGCTACGAAGACATGAGAATACTTTGTATTTTGAGTCCGGAGAAGAAAAAAGAGCAGTTGATATAGAAAATATTGAGCAAATTCACATCTTTGGAGAGGTAGATTTGAACACAAAAGCTTTAAATTATATATCTCAATATGGAATTATTCTTCACTTTTACAATTATTATGGATTTTACTCTGGAAGTTTTTTGCCTCGCAAGAAAAATGTATCTGGAGAAGTGGTAGTGAGACAGGCTCTGCATTATCTAGAGAGAAAAAAAAGATTGTTTTTGGCATATTGTTTTGTTGAATCAGCTGTGTATCATATGATGCGAAACTTAAGAGAAAGAAAAGAAGCTGAATCCTTTTTGACTGCAATTGAAGATGAGTGGGAAAAAGGAAGATTTGCTATATCGAGCGTTGCAGAGCTGATGGGACTTGAGGGAAGAATTCGTAATATATACTATCAATCTTTCAATCAGTTTTTACCAGATGATTTTGCAATTGAAAAAAGAGAAAAAAGACCACCTACAAATCCTATTAATGCTTTGATTTCGTTCGGGAATAGTCTGATTTATAGTCATACACTTTCTCAGATTTATCAAACCCAGCTTGATCCAACAATTAGTTTTTTGCATGAGCCAAGTGAAAAGCGATTTTCTCTAAGTCTTGATATTTCTGAAATTTTTAAACCACTGATTATTGACACTTTAATATTCAAACTTCTAAATAACCATAAAATTACTCTTGAACATTTTGATGAAGATTTAAATTATTGTTATCTTAATCAAGATGGAAGAAAGATATTTATAAAAGAACTTCAAACCAAGCTTGAAACCACAGTGCGACACAGACAGCTTAACAGAAATGTTTCTTACAAGGGTTTTATAAAACTTGAATGCTATAAGTTGATAAAACATTTTATAAGTGATCAGGTTTACTCGCCACTTAAGGCATGGTGGTAG
- the cas2 gene encoding CRISPR-associated endonuclease Cas2, with protein MFVIVTYDINEKRVNKVRKILKKYFTWVQNSVFEGEITLGKLEKCKRELLSVIEKDEDSVYFYEMEYKLVCSKKILGQEKNYDSIII; from the coding sequence ATATTTGTCATAGTCACATATGATATCAATGAAAAAAGAGTTAACAAGGTAAGAAAGATTTTGAAAAAATACTTCACATGGGTTCAAAACTCAGTGTTTGAAGGTGAAATTACGCTGGGTAAGCTTGAAAAATGTAAACGTGAACTTTTATCGGTTATAGAAAAAGATGAAGATTCAGTGTATTTTTATGAAATGGAATATAAACTTGTGTGCAGTAAAAAGATTTTAGGGCAAGAGAAGAATTATGATTCTATTATAATTTAA
- a CDS encoding TM1812 family CRISPR-associated protein — translation MFLKIRENKDQMQRNFFAHCGLEENFVIVNEENEGIYVKYIEDLPELRKMVGKMLLEQI, via the coding sequence ATGTTTTTAAAAATTAGGGAAAATAAAGATCAAATGCAACGCAACTTTTTTGCCCACTGTGGCCTTGAAGAAAATTTTGTTATTGTAAATGAAGAAAATGAAGGTATTTATGTAAAATACATTGAAGATTTGCCCGAATTAAGAAAAATGGTGGGAAAGATGCTTCTTGAACAAATATAA
- a CDS encoding SPFH domain-containing protein has protein sequence MIELLFMLGILLILVYLLLKLIGLRVIPNDKVGIVEKWWSFKGSLDEQIIALRGEAGFQPEVLRGGIHFRTPLMYKVHIVPLVTIPQGQIGYVFARDGKPLEPTQTLGKVIPECNNFQDVRAFLENGGQRGPQRAILREGTYAFNLAQFIVITEDKIYYLPMGNKEEKEMIEKMVQTLKSRNAFRPIVITEDKVGIVTVHDGPSLPSGDIVAPTVGDDPSNPETYHNNFQDPEKFLKAGGFRGRQLQVLVEGTYFINRLFATVELIDKTVIEVGYVGVVVSYVGPKGQDTSGEDYKHGELVERGFRGVWKDPLMPGKYAFNTYAGKIVKVPTTNIILKWISNQTGTHRYDENLKEVSLITKDAFEPSLPLAVVLHIDYRKAPLVVQRFGDLKMLVEQTLDPMVSAYFKNIGQKKTLIELIQQRDEIQKMASEEMKERFAHYNLELEEVLIGTPMSSPNDNKIDAILEQLRDRQIALEQIETYSRQQKAAEKERELREAEARAAQQKLLTESEINIQIQTNQGKAEYQRSIQEAQKIKALAEAEAEKEARIGIGRAIAIEEQVKAYGGPQYQVIQDVMGKFTQALEKTGIDIVPETVVAMGEKASSASFNAFEVLLSLLLTKELGVEFKAKETEDENINKIKQEILNSILLAKENQKEIEAEVTSQDLQQQENVS, from the coding sequence ATGATAGAATTGTTATTCATGCTGGGTATTTTACTTATTTTGGTTTATCTTTTATTAAAACTTATAGGGCTCAGAGTTATTCCAAACGACAAAGTGGGTATTGTTGAAAAGTGGTGGTCTTTCAAAGGTTCACTGGATGAGCAGATTATAGCCTTGAGGGGTGAAGCAGGGTTTCAGCCAGAGGTTTTAAGAGGCGGTATTCATTTTAGAACTCCGCTTATGTACAAAGTCCACATTGTTCCACTTGTTACAATTCCACAGGGGCAAATTGGTTATGTTTTTGCAAGGGATGGAAAGCCTCTTGAACCCACCCAGACACTTGGCAAAGTGATTCCGGAATGTAATAATTTCCAGGATGTGAGGGCTTTTTTGGAAAATGGTGGGCAGAGAGGTCCGCAGCGAGCGATTCTTCGTGAAGGAACATATGCTTTTAATCTTGCGCAGTTTATAGTTATCACAGAAGATAAGATTTACTATCTTCCAATGGGCAACAAAGAAGAAAAAGAGATGATAGAAAAGATGGTCCAGACTTTAAAGTCGCGAAATGCCTTCAGACCAATTGTGATAACAGAAGATAAGGTTGGTATTGTAACAGTTCATGATGGGCCATCACTTCCAAGTGGAGACATAGTTGCACCAACTGTTGGGGATGACCCATCCAATCCTGAGACATACCATAATAACTTCCAGGACCCAGAAAAGTTTTTGAAAGCAGGAGGGTTCCGGGGAAGGCAGCTGCAGGTTCTTGTTGAGGGAACATATTTTATAAACCGGTTGTTTGCAACTGTAGAGCTTATAGACAAAACGGTCATTGAAGTTGGATATGTCGGAGTTGTTGTATCGTATGTAGGACCAAAAGGTCAGGATACATCAGGTGAGGACTACAAACATGGTGAGCTTGTCGAAAGGGGATTTAGAGGTGTGTGGAAAGACCCTCTGATGCCTGGCAAATATGCATTCAACACATATGCTGGAAAGATTGTCAAAGTGCCAACAACAAATATCATACTAAAATGGATAAGTAACCAGACAGGCACGCACCGCTATGATGAGAATCTTAAAGAGGTAAGTCTTATCACCAAAGATGCATTTGAACCATCGCTGCCACTGGCAGTTGTTCTTCATATAGATTACAGAAAAGCTCCGCTTGTTGTTCAAAGGTTTGGAGATTTGAAAATGCTGGTTGAACAGACTCTTGATCCAATGGTATCTGCATACTTTAAAAACATAGGTCAAAAGAAGACGCTTATTGAGCTAATTCAGCAGAGAGATGAGATTCAAAAGATGGCATCGGAAGAGATGAAAGAAAGGTTTGCGCATTATAATTTAGAGCTTGAAGAGGTTTTGATTGGAACACCTATGTCATCTCCAAACGATAACAAGATAGATGCAATATTAGAACAGCTTCGAGACAGACAAATTGCCCTTGAACAGATAGAGACATACTCACGACAGCAGAAAGCTGCCGAAAAAGAGAGAGAACTCAGAGAAGCAGAAGCACGAGCTGCTCAGCAAAAACTTCTTACAGAGTCTGAGATAAACATCCAGATTCAGACCAACCAGGGTAAAGCAGAGTATCAGCGTTCTATTCAGGAAGCTCAAAAGATTAAAGCTTTGGCTGAGGCAGAGGCGGAAAAAGAGGCACGAATTGGTATAGGACGTGCGATTGCTATAGAAGAACAGGTCAAAGCATACGGCGGACCACAATATCAGGTTATTCAGGATGTTATGGGCAAATTTACACAGGCTTTGGAAAAGACAGGCATAGATATTGTGCCAGAAACTGTTGTTGCAATGGGAGAGAAGGCTTCTTCTGCATCTTTCAATGCTTTTGAAGTTTTGCTTTCTCTGCTTTTGACAAAAGAGCTTGGAGTGGAGTTTAAAGCAAAAGAAACAGAAGATGAAAATATTAACAAGATAAAACAGGAGATATTAAATTCAATTCTTCTTGCTAAAGAAAATCAAAAAGAGATAGAAGCTGAAGTAACTTCTCAGGATTTACAGCAGCAAGAAAATGTGTCTTGA
- a CDS encoding alpha-amylase family glycosyl hydrolase → MSTLSRLFEILKEKSKKWNKKNDFRIPKLWDSFGYDGHEKKENKDGTISVNPYSFVARALEKAVLPYMKEGIDYHQPLSKILSEDTTASEKLSGNWIEKSNVYGMQIRTFSAWDHDCDRKLELENAFGLKDTGTFIKTIALLPLIKKMGFDAIYTLPITKNSTKYKKGEMGSPYAVKNFFELDPVLYDPMADQLSIDEQFKALIEACHILGIRFIIDIIPRTSARDSDFILEHPDWFYWIKIEDLEDYGPPKLTLIKEFTKANEENIELIYKDPAVLKHIRKFVQSPEKYAPEKWQSIIERCKKDRNLDFFELIEKEIGLTTAPAFSDCLNDPQPPWTDVTYLRLYLDHPVQSAKYVDSNQPPYILFDIIRGNIFKGRKPNSELWEKISNIIVHYQKNFGIDGARIDMGHALPKELEDMIISNARKEDPQFCFIAEELSMDAHKKAKKSGYDMIIGDLWAREPRYYQGTMKKVFDILLQLEVPVFAACEIPDSPRAASRLGGRDFSRFATVLNFFLPNSVPFVTCGQEVYELQPMNLGLDPQPDGRFLLPKSDPLYGKLAFFDKYALHWTNQGADEMINLIQTAADLKKRFSQFIAKENFFKIPYNGKMILSFGYKLISESENEYFIIVANSDNLKKKTAKLNLFKSGIFNAQRAENIDCLFSLKGEVDYHYSYPNLIVNLNPLDIKIFYFEIEK, encoded by the coding sequence ATGTCAACATTAAGCAGGCTTTTTGAGATTCTCAAGGAAAAGTCTAAAAAGTGGAATAAGAAAAACGATTTCAGAATACCAAAGCTATGGGATAGTTTCGGTTATGATGGACATGAGAAAAAGGAAAATAAAGATGGTACAATTTCAGTAAACCCTTATAGTTTTGTTGCCAGGGCTTTAGAAAAAGCAGTACTGCCTTATATGAAGGAAGGAATTGATTATCATCAGCCGCTTTCCAAGATTTTGTCTGAAGATACAACTGCGTCTGAGAAACTTTCTGGTAACTGGATTGAAAAGAGTAATGTATATGGTATGCAAATAAGAACATTTTCTGCATGGGACCATGATTGTGACAGGAAACTTGAGCTTGAAAATGCTTTTGGACTGAAGGATACAGGAACGTTTATAAAAACAATTGCACTTTTGCCACTTATAAAAAAGATGGGTTTTGATGCTATCTATACCCTTCCAATTACTAAAAACAGCACAAAGTACAAAAAGGGTGAGATGGGTTCGCCTTATGCAGTCAAAAACTTTTTTGAGCTTGACCCTGTTCTTTATGATCCTATGGCAGACCAGCTTTCGATAGATGAACAGTTCAAGGCTTTGATTGAGGCATGTCATATTCTTGGAATAAGATTTATAATTGATATTATCCCAAGAACATCTGCCAGAGATTCAGATTTTATTCTGGAACACCCGGACTGGTTTTACTGGATTAAAATAGAGGATTTAGAAGATTACGGACCACCAAAATTAACTTTGATAAAAGAGTTTACAAAAGCAAATGAAGAAAACATTGAGCTTATATACAAAGACCCGGCTGTGCTAAAGCACATAAGAAAGTTTGTTCAATCACCTGAAAAATACGCGCCTGAAAAGTGGCAGAGTATAATAGAAAGATGTAAAAAAGACAGGAACCTGGACTTTTTTGAACTGATAGAAAAAGAGATAGGTCTTACCACCGCCCCGGCTTTTTCAGACTGTCTGAACGACCCCCAACCTCCATGGACAGATGTGACGTATTTGAGACTTTATCTTGACCATCCTGTTCAATCCGCAAAGTATGTCGACAGCAATCAACCACCATATATTTTGTTTGATATTATAAGAGGCAATATATTCAAAGGAAGAAAACCAAACAGTGAACTCTGGGAAAAGATTTCGAATATCATTGTTCACTATCAGAAAAACTTTGGAATAGATGGTGCAAGGATTGATATGGGTCATGCTCTTCCAAAAGAACTGGAGGATATGATAATTTCAAATGCCAGAAAAGAAGATCCACAATTTTGTTTTATTGCAGAAGAACTTTCAATGGATGCACATAAAAAAGCTAAAAAGTCAGGCTATGACATGATTATTGGTGACCTTTGGGCAAGAGAACCGCGATACTATCAAGGGACTATGAAGAAGGTTTTTGACATACTTTTGCAGCTTGAAGTTCCCGTTTTTGCAGCATGTGAGATTCCAGACAGTCCGCGTGCAGCTTCAAGGCTTGGAGGCAGGGATTTTTCTCGTTTTGCCACAGTATTGAATTTCTTTTTACCTAATAGCGTGCCTTTTGTCACATGCGGGCAGGAAGTTTATGAACTTCAACCTATGAACTTGGGACTTGACCCGCAACCAGATGGTAGGTTTTTACTTCCAAAATCAGACCCTCTTTATGGAAAACTTGCCTTTTTTGATAAGTACGCTCTTCACTGGACAAACCAGGGTGCTGATGAGATGATAAACTTAATTCAAACTGCGGCAGATTTGAAGAAGAGGTTTTCACAGTTTATAGCAAAAGAAAACTTTTTCAAAATACCATATAATGGGAAAATGATACTGTCATTTGGCTACAAGCTTATTTCAGAATCTGAAAATGAATATTTTATTATAGTTGCAAATTCCGACAATTTAAAAAAGAAAACTGCTAAATTGAATCTTTTTAAATCAGGTATTTTTAATGCCCAGCGAGCAGAAAATATTGATTGTCTGTTCAGTTTGAAAGGAGAGGTTGATTATCATTACTCTTACCCGAATCTGATTGTCAATTTAAATCCACTTGATATAAAGATTTTTTACTTCGAAATAGAAAAATAA
- a CDS encoding polysaccharide deacetylase family protein codes for MKKIYFCFPGGRFKALTMSYDDGKKQDRKLVEIFNKYGIKATFNINAGLLGKDDRITAEEIANLYQGHEVATHTFNHPTIARCPHDQVVQQIIEDRKILEDIVGYPVRGLAYPNGSYSPDIKSFLPYCGIEYARIVGNSNDFSIPVDFYEWKATCHHNYNLLKLAEQFLSFTKKQYLYLMYVWGHSYEFDNDNNWDLIEEFCRMVGNQPDIWYATNIEIVDYIKALQNLKFSANGDFVYNPSSIDVWISVDDKIVKVDGGKITKL; via the coding sequence ATGAAAAAAATCTATTTTTGTTTTCCCGGCGGTAGGTTTAAAGCTCTGACAATGAGTTATGATGACGGTAAAAAACAGGACAGAAAACTTGTAGAAATATTCAATAAGTATGGTATTAAGGCAACTTTTAACATCAATGCAGGGCTTTTGGGTAAAGATGATAGAATTACAGCCGAGGAAATTGCAAACCTCTATCAAGGACATGAGGTTGCAACTCATACATTTAACCATCCAACAATTGCAAGGTGTCCTCATGACCAAGTAGTACAACAAATAATAGAAGATAGAAAGATATTAGAAGACATTGTGGGCTATCCAGTGAGAGGGCTTGCTTACCCAAATGGTTCGTATTCTCCTGATATAAAAAGCTTTCTTCCTTACTGTGGAATTGAATATGCAAGGATTGTTGGAAATAGTAATGATTTTTCAATTCCAGTTGATTTTTATGAGTGGAAGGCAACCTGTCACCACAACTACAATCTTTTAAAGCTTGCAGAGCAGTTTTTGAGCTTTACCAAAAAGCAATATCTGTATCTTATGTACGTTTGGGGTCATAGCTATGAGTTTGACAACGACAACAACTGGGATTTAATTGAAGAGTTTTGTAGAATGGTTGGCAATCAACCAGATATCTGGTATGCAACAAACATCGAGATTGTTGATTACATAAAAGCTTTGCAAAATCTCAAGTTTTCGGCAAACGGTGACTTTGTGTACAACCCATCTTCAATCGACGTTTGGATTTCAGTAGATGATAAGATTGTCAAGGTTGATGGTGGGAAGATAACAAAGCTTTGA
- a CDS encoding flavodoxin family protein — translation MKVVAFNGSPRKEGNTYHAIKIVAQELEKEGIEVEIVHVGDKLIRGCLACGMCAKNKNERCVIDDEVNDWISIMKTADGIILASPVHYSSISATMKAFLDRAFYVSGANGNLLRHKVGAALVAVRRSGGTQAFLQLMQYLNYAEMLIASSNYWNIIHGTLPGEVLQDEEGVQIMRVLGKNMAWLLKLVENGKGSILEPAKEPKVVTNFIR, via the coding sequence GTGAAAGTTGTCGCATTCAATGGAAGCCCACGAAAAGAAGGAAATACATATCATGCTATAAAAATAGTAGCGCAGGAGCTGGAAAAGGAAGGAATAGAGGTTGAAATTGTCCATGTTGGTGACAAACTAATTCGAGGCTGTCTTGCCTGCGGTATGTGTGCAAAAAACAAAAACGAAAGATGTGTAATTGATGATGAGGTAAACGACTGGATTTCTATTATGAAAACCGCAGATGGAATAATCTTGGCCTCACCTGTTCACTACTCATCAATTTCAGCTACAATGAAAGCATTTTTGGACAGAGCCTTTTATGTCTCTGGTGCAAATGGAAATTTGTTGCGCCACAAAGTAGGTGCAGCTCTGGTTGCAGTAAGACGTTCTGGTGGAACACAAGCTTTTTTGCAGCTTATGCAATACCTAAACTATGCAGAGATGCTGATTGCATCATCAAACTACTGGAACATTATTCACGGCACTCTGCCAGGTGAAGTGTTGCAAGATGAAGAAGGCGTTCAGATTATGAGAGTGCTTGGCAAAAACATGGCTTGGCTTTTGAAGCTTGTTGAAAATGGAAAAGGCAGCATCTTGGAGCCTGCAAAAGAACCAAAAGTAGTTACCAATTTTATAAGATAA